From one Triticum urartu cultivar G1812 chromosome 3, Tu2.1, whole genome shotgun sequence genomic stretch:
- the LOC125548739 gene encoding NDR1/HIN1-like protein 13 encodes MMSDGRVHPAATSSDFSGEYAYSSSDPSSSPLYSFHFEKPIPPPPPHPQKPPGPLPGTYVVQVPKDKVFRVPPPENARLFQHYTRRAKRRAGCSCLRACLYAVIIVLSLAVLLAAAVGAVYLAFKPRQPSYSVVSLAVSGLAGVGNASAPGALSPGFAATVRADNSANAKVGVHYDGAGSRVAVSYEGVRLADGAWPAFYQAPGNVTVFVTRAKGAGIRFAERERGQMAAAERLRSVPFDVDITVPVRLQLGGVRTWAVPVTVRCAMAVDRLAASAKVVSRSCDVKVPFLFWRN; translated from the coding sequence ATGATGAGCGACGGCCGGGTCCACCCGGCGGCCACCAGCTCCGACTTCTCCGGCGAGTACGCCTACTCCTCCTCCGACCCCTCCTCCAGCCCGCTCTACAGCTTCCACTTCGAGAAGCCCATCCCGCCGCCTCCCCCGCATCCCCAAAAGCCGCCGGGGCCGCTGCCCGGCACGTACGTGGTGCAGGTGCCCAAGGACAAGGTCTTCCGCGTGCCGCCGCCGGAGAACGCGCGCCTCTTCCAGCACTACACGCGCCGCGCCAAGCGCCGCGCCGGCTGCTCCTGCCTCCGCGCCTGCCTCTACGCCGTCATCATCGTCCTCTCCCTCGCcgtcctcctcgccgccgccgtcggggCCGTCTACCTCGCGTTCAAGCCCAGGCAGCCGTCCTACTCCGTCGTGTCCCTCGCGGTATCCGGCCTCGCCGGCGTCGGCAACGCCTCGGCCCCCGGCGCGCTCTCGCCGGGGTTCGCCGCGACCGTCCGCGCCGACAACAGCGCCAACGCCAAGGTCGGCGTGCACTACGACGGCGCCGGGAGCCGCGTCGCCGTGTCGTACGAGGGCGTGCGCCTGGCGGATGGCGCGTGGCCGGCCTTCTACCAGGCGCCGGGCAACGTCACGGTGTTCGTGACGAGGGCCAAGGGCGCCGGGATACGGTTCGCGGAGCGCGAGCGCGGGCAGATGGCCGCGGCGGAGCGGCTCCGGTCGGTGCCGTTCGACGTGGACATCACGGTGCCCGTGCGGCTGCAGCTCGGCGGGGTGAGGACGTGGGCCGTGCCGGTGACGGTGCGGTGCGCCATGGCGGTGGACCGGCTCGCCGCCAGCGCCAAGGTGGTGTCCAGGTCCTGCGACGTCAAGGTGCCGTTCCTCTTCTGGAGGAATTGA